A genomic segment from Desulfonatronum lacustre DSM 10312 encodes:
- the flgK gene encoding flagellar hook-associated protein FlgK — MTVGVNSLLNTGKGALLAFQSAIHVTGENIANVNTPGYSRRSVRLEENPSIDYRPGQIGTGVTAKEVIRHYDYFIERQYLDKSSTMHRWDSLHTNLRQVELLFNESIGDGLNDVMAKFWADWQNVSLRPDDMASRGQLTSTAQNMTQIINQLERDLGLFQRQMDDFIRQDVNRANELLREIAEINSRITVHDIPGQNNANALLDKRDSMVRELAGLLDIQTQDKGNGEFFVMTTAGHTLVDGQNFFALKFEGAQAFQSLAAGSTSSINFSGTSEREYLVEVLTDGHANGSLPGAATYRVSLDGGVTWLKDDNGGQREFITQLQDNKVTIEGLDIWFDAGNLTAGDKFTIVPKSGLYWYENTSSKMNITPQIHFNGEDNRRRITGGSLTGYFNFRDDYIGNFREKLDSLASTMAWEVNRIHSQGAGLEKFGQVLGTYGVADNDEPLSSLSSGLFYGDKLQDGSLTIWVFGSGSSGTAYNIDFSSINPPGLTNFDPTQHTLQDVQSAINNSLTGTGVNASIVDNRLQLTAATPPGNTFAFGSDSTGLLAALGINTFFDGTDARGLSINQDVFNNLSLINVGHVNGAGEINTGDNETAKAVAALQYEKVNFRTSFQGKTSQTLQSFYGSLVGDVGAATSNANFNHSFNKALADDLRNRQEEISGVNLDEEMSSLIKFQHSYSAAAKLISTADQMFQTILAMK; from the coding sequence ATGACCGTCGGCGTAAACTCCCTCCTGAACACCGGCAAGGGCGCGCTCCTGGCCTTCCAGTCCGCCATTCACGTCACCGGCGAGAACATCGCCAACGTGAATACTCCGGGTTACAGTCGGCGCTCCGTCCGTCTGGAGGAAAACCCGAGCATCGATTATCGCCCAGGGCAAATCGGAACGGGCGTGACCGCCAAGGAAGTCATCCGCCATTACGACTACTTTATTGAGCGCCAGTACCTGGACAAGTCCTCCACCATGCACCGCTGGGATTCCCTGCACACGAACCTGCGTCAGGTGGAACTGCTGTTCAATGAGTCCATCGGCGACGGCCTGAACGACGTGATGGCCAAGTTCTGGGCGGACTGGCAGAACGTCTCCCTGCGCCCGGACGACATGGCCTCTCGTGGCCAGCTCACCAGCACGGCTCAAAACATGACCCAGATCATCAATCAGTTGGAACGCGATCTGGGTCTATTTCAGCGCCAGATGGACGACTTCATCCGTCAGGACGTGAACCGGGCCAATGAATTGCTCCGGGAAATCGCCGAAATCAACAGCAGGATCACGGTCCACGACATCCCCGGACAGAACAACGCCAACGCCCTCCTGGACAAACGCGACTCCATGGTCCGCGAACTCGCCGGCCTCCTGGACATCCAGACCCAGGACAAGGGCAACGGCGAATTCTTCGTCATGACCACGGCGGGTCATACGCTGGTGGACGGGCAGAATTTCTTTGCGTTGAAGTTTGAGGGGGCGCAAGCATTTCAATCTCTTGCGGCAGGTTCAACGAGTAGTATTAATTTTTCTGGTACATCAGAACGGGAGTACCTTGTCGAAGTGCTGACGGATGGTCACGCAAATGGCAGTTTGCCTGGGGCGGCGACCTATCGGGTGTCATTGGATGGCGGTGTCACTTGGCTCAAGGATGACAATGGAGGTCAACGCGAGTTCATCACCCAGTTGCAAGATAACAAGGTAACGATCGAAGGTCTTGATATCTGGTTTGATGCCGGAAATTTAACCGCGGGGGACAAGTTCACCATCGTGCCCAAAAGCGGGCTGTATTGGTACGAAAATACGTCTTCAAAAATGAACATCACTCCCCAGATCCATTTTAACGGGGAGGACAACCGCCGAAGAATCACCGGCGGCTCTCTGACCGGCTATTTCAACTTCCGAGACGACTATATCGGCAACTTCCGGGAAAAACTGGACTCGCTCGCCTCGACCATGGCCTGGGAAGTAAACCGGATTCATAGCCAAGGGGCGGGGCTTGAAAAATTTGGCCAAGTTCTGGGAACGTATGGTGTTGCTGATAACGACGAGCCACTGAGCAGTTTGTCTTCTGGTTTGTTCTATGGGGATAAGTTGCAAGACGGAAGCTTGACGATTTGGGTATTTGGTTCTGGAAGTTCAGGTACTGCCTACAACATCGATTTTTCATCCATCAACCCTCCAGGCCTGACGAATTTTGATCCAACACAGCATACTCTTCAGGATGTCCAAAGTGCCATTAACAACAGCTTGACAGGAACTGGCGTAAATGCATCAATTGTCGATAATCGCTTACAGCTTACGGCTGCTACCCCCCCCGGCAACACTTTTGCCTTCGGCTCCGACTCCACCGGCCTCCTGGCGGCCTTGGGCATTAACACGTTCTTCGACGGTACGGACGCGCGCGGCTTAAGCATAAACCAGGATGTTTTCAACAATCTTTCGCTGATCAATGTCGGGCACGTCAATGGAGCCGGCGAAATCAACACCGGGGACAATGAAACGGCCAAGGCCGTCGCGGCCCTTCAATACGAAAAAGTCAATTTCAGAACAAGCTTCCAGGGAAAAACCTCGCAAACCCTGCAAAGCTTTTACGGTTCCCTGGTCGGCGACGTCGGGGCGGCCACGAGCAACGCCAATTTCAACCATAGTTTCAACAAGGCCCTGGCCGACGATCTGCGAAACCGCCAGGAAGAAATTTCCGGCGTGAACCTGGACGAGGAAATGAGCAGCCTGATCAAGTTCCAACATTCCTACAGCGCCGCAGCCAAGCTCATTTCCACGGCGGACCAGATGTTTCAGACCATCTTGGCCATGAAATAG
- a CDS encoding flagellar basal body P-ring protein FlgI — protein MWKRYFKASAVLVLAMGFLFALMGTNPAQASVRIKDIATVAGDRSNQLVGYGLVVGLSGTGDRRGAEFTIQSMSNMLERMGVRVDRSRLRVRNVAAVMVTTQMPVSSRAGSSLDVSVSSVGDATSLLGGVLLMTPLRGVDGQTYALAQGPLLLGGFSAGGDAAQAQKNITTVGLIPNGATVERSVPFQFNQQDNVVLHLQTKDFSTAVQVVDRINANFGTPLARAMDVSTIEVDVPDMYQGNLVPFIAALEGLPITPDSRARVVVDEKTGTVVVGQNVRLSKVAVAHGNLHIVVAERPEVVQPQPFSLGQTAVVPRTELGIREEDRRLTLLEGATLQDLVNGLNAIGATPRDLISILRTLKSAGALHADVEVI, from the coding sequence ATGTGGAAGAGGTATTTCAAGGCTTCAGCCGTGCTGGTTCTCGCCATGGGCTTCTTGTTCGCGCTGATGGGAACGAATCCGGCCCAGGCCAGCGTCCGGATCAAGGACATCGCCACCGTGGCCGGCGACCGCAGCAACCAATTGGTGGGTTACGGCCTAGTTGTCGGTCTGTCGGGTACCGGCGACCGCCGAGGCGCGGAGTTCACCATCCAGTCCATGTCCAACATGCTGGAACGGATGGGGGTGCGGGTGGATCGCTCCAGGTTGCGGGTGCGTAACGTGGCCGCGGTGATGGTCACCACCCAAATGCCGGTTTCGTCCCGGGCCGGTTCCAGCCTGGACGTGTCCGTGTCCTCGGTGGGCGACGCCACCAGTCTTCTGGGCGGCGTCCTGCTGATGACCCCGCTGCGCGGCGTGGACGGCCAGACCTACGCCCTGGCCCAGGGCCCCTTGCTCCTGGGCGGATTCAGCGCCGGCGGCGACGCGGCCCAGGCCCAGAAAAACATCACCACCGTGGGTCTGATCCCCAACGGAGCCACGGTGGAACGCTCCGTTCCCTTCCAGTTCAACCAACAGGACAACGTGGTCCTGCATCTTCAGACCAAAGACTTTTCCACCGCGGTCCAGGTTGTGGACCGGATCAACGCCAACTTCGGCACCCCTTTGGCCCGGGCCATGGATGTCTCCACCATCGAAGTGGACGTCCCGGACATGTACCAGGGCAATCTGGTTCCCTTCATCGCGGCCCTGGAGGGTCTGCCCATCACCCCGGACTCACGGGCCCGGGTCGTGGTGGATGAGAAGACCGGCACCGTGGTCGTGGGCCAGAACGTCCGTTTGTCCAAAGTCGCCGTGGCCCACGGGAATCTGCATATCGTCGTGGCCGAACGCCCGGAAGTGGTCCAGCCTCAACCCTTCTCCCTGGGTCAGACCGCCGTGGTCCCCCGCACCGAACTGGGCATTCGCGAGGAAGACCGCCGCCTGACTCTCCTTGAAGGGGCCACGCTGCAAGACCTGGTCAACGGCCTCAACGCCATCGGCGCGACGCCCCGCGACCTGATCTCCATCCTGCGCACCCTGAAGTCCGCCGGAGCGCTGCACGCGGACGTGGAGGTGATCTAA
- the nusA gene encoding transcription termination factor NusA translates to MSAELRKAIEQISKDRGIHKDLLIDTLERAVRSSVTKKLGEDVDIEVSFNEDKGGFDVYQFKRVVEEVVDPVSEILLEDAKHHDPNVQLDDELGFELKVEDLGRIAAQSAKQVIIQRMREAEQEIIYEEYKDRKREIVSGSIQRRDRSGWIINLGRTEALLPKEEQIPKERFRRGDQIQALLFDVRKEGRGPQIIVSRSHPDYLTVLFHREVPEVGDGFVRIMGVARDPGSRAKVAVMSTDRDVDPVGACVGVRGSRIQNIVQELRGERIDIIVWSPEITTYAVNALSPARISRITVDEEDGVLEVVVPDDQLTLAIGRKGQNVKLAAKLLGWKIDIFTESRYGTMYKDRQGLEQLVSVAEVPLEAFLAAGFNSPTAVAEADDEQLLTIQGLDEAKVADVRSAINFLGLIERPEDDESEDRESDEEAADSVSEAVADPDLDEAESEGESGEDADESADANEETEAAFIEGAEVAFVGETDPSADPEAERDRE, encoded by the coding sequence ATGAGCGCCGAACTGCGCAAGGCCATTGAGCAAATCAGTAAAGACAGAGGAATCCACAAGGATCTTCTCATTGACACCCTGGAACGGGCCGTGCGGTCCTCGGTGACCAAAAAGTTGGGCGAAGATGTGGATATCGAGGTCTCCTTCAACGAGGACAAGGGCGGCTTCGACGTCTATCAGTTCAAGCGGGTGGTGGAAGAGGTCGTCGATCCGGTCAGCGAGATTCTGCTTGAGGACGCCAAGCATCACGACCCTAATGTTCAGCTGGATGACGAACTCGGTTTTGAACTGAAAGTGGAAGACCTGGGCCGGATCGCCGCCCAGTCCGCCAAGCAGGTCATCATCCAGCGGATGCGTGAGGCGGAGCAGGAAATCATTTACGAGGAATATAAGGACCGCAAGCGGGAGATCGTCAGCGGGTCCATCCAGCGCCGGGATCGTTCCGGCTGGATCATCAACCTCGGCCGAACCGAGGCCTTGTTGCCCAAGGAAGAGCAGATTCCCAAGGAGCGGTTCCGGCGCGGGGATCAAATTCAGGCCCTGCTTTTCGACGTGCGCAAGGAAGGGCGCGGCCCGCAGATCATTGTTTCCCGGTCGCACCCGGATTACCTGACCGTGTTGTTTCATCGCGAAGTGCCGGAAGTGGGAGATGGCTTCGTGCGGATCATGGGCGTGGCCAGGGACCCGGGTAGCCGAGCCAAGGTGGCGGTGATGTCCACGGATCGCGACGTGGATCCGGTGGGCGCCTGCGTCGGGGTCCGCGGTTCGCGAATCCAGAATATCGTCCAGGAACTGCGCGGCGAGCGGATCGACATCATCGTCTGGAGCCCGGAGATCACCACCTACGCCGTGAACGCCTTGTCCCCGGCCAGGATTTCCCGGATTACCGTGGACGAGGAGGACGGCGTCCTGGAAGTCGTGGTCCCGGACGATCAGCTTACCCTGGCCATCGGGCGCAAGGGACAGAACGTCAAGTTGGCCGCCAAACTGTTGGGTTGGAAGATCGATATTTTTACGGAGAGTCGCTACGGGACCATGTACAAGGATCGGCAGGGCCTGGAGCAATTGGTCAGCGTGGCCGAAGTGCCTCTGGAAGCCTTTTTGGCCGCCGGCTTCAACAGCCCCACGGCCGTGGCCGAGGCCGACGACGAGCAGTTGTTGACGATTCAGGGACTGGACGAGGCCAAGGTCGCCGATGTCCGTTCGGCCATCAATTTCCTTGGCTTGATCGAACGTCCTGAAGACGATGAGAGCGAGGACCGCGAGAGCGACGAAGAGGCCGCCGACTCCGTTTCGGAGGCGGTTGCTGATCCTGATCTCGATGAGGCAGAATCCGAAGGCGAGTCCGGGGAAGATGCGGATGAATCCGCTGATGCGAACGAAGAGACTGAAGCAGCTTTCATCGAAGGGGCTGAAGTCGCTTTCGTCGGGGAGACGGACCCAAGCGCGGATCCCGAGGCGGAGCGTGATCGAGAATGA
- the rimP gene encoding ribosome maturation factor RimP translates to MPVVHGLGLELWGLEYLPLGRKALIRIYIDAESGATIDQCAMVSRQLGPALEIDERLPGAFNLEVSSPGLERRFFKPEQLQGYLGRTVQAQLHEPLEGRKTCRGELSAVDGPMVTLVENGAPIALDWDQIKKIHLIHAF, encoded by the coding sequence TTGCCCGTTGTTCACGGCCTCGGCCTGGAACTTTGGGGGTTGGAGTATCTGCCCCTGGGCCGCAAGGCGTTGATCCGCATCTATATCGATGCGGAGAGCGGAGCGACCATTGATCAGTGCGCCATGGTCAGCCGCCAGCTTGGCCCTGCTCTGGAAATCGACGAGCGACTTCCCGGCGCTTTTAACCTGGAGGTCTCCTCGCCCGGCCTGGAGCGTCGGTTCTTCAAGCCGGAGCAACTCCAAGGCTACCTTGGGCGGACCGTCCAGGCCCAGCTCCATGAACCGCTGGAAGGACGCAAAACCTGTCGCGGCGAACTGTCCGCGGTGGACGGCCCGATGGTCACGCTTGTGGAAAACGGCGCACCGATTGCGTTGGATTGGGACCAAATAAAGAAGATTCATTTGATCCATGCGTTTTGA
- the flgA gene encoding flagellar basal body P-ring formation chaperone FlgA, which produces MQTSLTRLFLALVLLTAAGLSVLAEPSAAQRGYWHYMIQPVAAVQGEVVRFGDIAVPLTDHGRAQWTNLADRPMWPAPDSGKTMTFSQDRLAGMLRQYVGHAAASTRIPGQVVIQGGGQVVLEEELRSRVVTFLTPKVRQLGEEITVRDFRLPSHIFLPHIQDTLELELAADPQPGRNSLRFLVRSVDERITRRLTGTVFLDVWQTVPTAGRPLNRGNPLALDDVTFQRKNLAYLREQVWDGTGGPWQIRSPVGMDQVIYLSALDPLPAVRRGEVITLVYEGELVRLQIQVQALQDGAIGETITVRNLQNNNEVLARIRDHETVMVR; this is translated from the coding sequence ATGCAAACTTCTCTCACTCGTCTCTTTCTGGCTCTTGTGCTCTTGACTGCGGCCGGCCTGAGCGTCCTTGCCGAACCCAGCGCGGCCCAGCGCGGCTACTGGCATTACATGATCCAGCCCGTGGCCGCGGTCCAGGGCGAGGTGGTCCGGTTCGGGGACATCGCCGTGCCGTTGACGGATCATGGCCGCGCCCAATGGACGAACCTCGCCGACCGGCCCATGTGGCCCGCTCCGGACAGCGGCAAAACCATGACCTTCTCCCAGGACCGACTGGCCGGAATGCTTCGGCAGTACGTCGGTCACGCCGCCGCCTCCACGCGCATTCCCGGCCAGGTCGTGATCCAGGGTGGGGGGCAGGTGGTGCTGGAGGAAGAGCTGCGGTCCCGCGTCGTCACTTTTTTGACCCCAAAAGTCCGCCAACTGGGAGAAGAAATCACCGTTCGCGACTTTCGCCTTCCGAGCCATATTTTTCTGCCCCACATCCAGGACACCCTGGAGCTGGAACTGGCCGCGGACCCGCAACCCGGACGCAACAGTCTGCGCTTTTTGGTCCGCTCCGTGGACGAGCGAATCACCCGCCGTCTCACCGGCACGGTCTTTCTGGACGTCTGGCAAACCGTGCCCACGGCAGGTCGCCCGTTGAACCGGGGAAATCCGCTGGCCCTGGACGACGTCACCTTTCAGCGCAAGAACCTGGCCTATTTGCGGGAACAGGTCTGGGACGGGACCGGCGGACCATGGCAGATTCGCTCCCCGGTGGGCATGGACCAGGTCATCTACCTGTCCGCCCTGGACCCCTTGCCCGCCGTACGCCGCGGAGAAGTGATCACGCTGGTCTATGAGGGCGAGCTGGTCCGGTTGCAGATCCAGGTCCAGGCGCTCCAGGACGGAGCCATTGGGGAAACCATCACGGTGCGGAATTTGCAGAACAACAATGAAGTCCTGGCCCGGATCCGAGATCACGAAACCGTGATGGTCAGGTAA
- a CDS encoding flagellar basal body L-ring protein FlgH, with the protein MTDKILSIRPAVAVLMPLAMLLGLSGFACAPASTQSMPSPILTQTVDYPQPAELNPGSLFNPASAELLFADNRARRVGDIVRIKVVEESKATNKATTDTSRESDIGMGIEHLLDQRLINAGLPVLGIERGQFGETPLISARTSNSFKGDGETKRESTITATVGARVVKTLPNGLMQVEGARETRVNNETQIVVVRGLVRSTDIDPDNTILSTHMADATIEFYGMGVLADKQRPGWLTRILDNVWPF; encoded by the coding sequence ATGACCGACAAAATACTCTCCATACGCCCAGCCGTAGCCGTGCTCATGCCCCTGGCAATGCTCCTCGGGCTGAGCGGGTTTGCCTGCGCCCCGGCCAGCACTCAAAGCATGCCGAGCCCGATCCTGACCCAAACCGTGGACTACCCCCAACCGGCCGAACTCAATCCCGGTTCGCTGTTCAACCCGGCCAGCGCGGAGCTGCTCTTCGCGGACAATCGGGCCAGGCGGGTGGGAGACATCGTCCGGATCAAGGTCGTGGAGGAAAGCAAGGCCACGAACAAGGCCACCACGGACACGTCCAGAGAGTCCGACATCGGCATGGGCATTGAGCACCTTTTGGACCAGCGGCTGATCAACGCGGGACTGCCGGTCTTGGGCATTGAGCGAGGCCAGTTTGGAGAAACTCCGCTGATCAGCGCCAGGACCTCCAACTCGTTCAAAGGCGACGGGGAAACCAAACGGGAATCCACCATCACGGCCACGGTCGGCGCACGGGTGGTCAAGACGCTTCCCAACGGCCTGATGCAGGTGGAGGGCGCCCGGGAAACCCGAGTGAACAACGAAACCCAGATCGTCGTGGTTCGGGGGCTGGTCCGGTCCACGGACATTGATCCGGACAACACCATCCTCTCCACCCACATGGCCGACGCGACCATCGAATTCTACGGCATGGGTGTTCTGGCGGACAAACAACGGCCCGGATGGCTGACCCGGATCCTGGACAATGTCTGGCCGTTTTAA
- the flgF gene encoding flagellar basal-body rod protein FlgF, which translates to MQTSMYNALFGALTQEHRLANTANNLANVNTTGYKRETMAFRDVFIRFGHGMLDPISAINEKSLLPVPDEMAQNRIALTHIDFAQGSAKETGNPLDAALQGEGFFKVRTLEGDFYTRNGNFRLTPGGELVTGQGFPVLVDGGPVNLEPNARIVIGPDGAIQANGEPVGNFDLVTFENPQVLEKLGQNMFRLRPGVQAAELPADNATVMQGYLEGANVEVVSEMVNMIEAHRSFEAYQKVMHTAQEADQKVIREVASPR; encoded by the coding sequence ATGCAGACCAGTATGTATAACGCCCTGTTCGGCGCCCTGACCCAGGAACACCGCTTGGCAAATACCGCCAACAATTTGGCGAACGTGAACACCACGGGCTACAAGCGTGAAACCATGGCCTTTCGGGACGTCTTCATCCGTTTCGGCCACGGCATGCTGGACCCCATTTCCGCCATCAACGAAAAATCGCTGCTTCCTGTCCCGGACGAAATGGCCCAGAACCGGATCGCCCTGACCCACATCGACTTTGCTCAAGGATCGGCCAAGGAGACCGGCAATCCGTTGGACGCGGCGCTTCAAGGCGAAGGCTTCTTCAAAGTCCGCACCCTGGAGGGAGATTTCTACACCCGCAACGGCAACTTCCGCCTGACCCCGGGCGGCGAGTTGGTCACGGGGCAAGGCTTCCCCGTGCTCGTGGACGGCGGCCCCGTGAACCTGGAGCCCAACGCCCGGATCGTCATCGGTCCCGATGGAGCAATCCAGGCCAATGGCGAGCCCGTAGGCAATTTTGACCTGGTGACCTTTGAAAATCCACAGGTATTGGAAAAACTGGGCCAAAACATGTTCCGACTCCGTCCCGGAGTCCAGGCCGCCGAACTGCCCGCGGACAACGCCACCGTGATGCAGGGCTACCTGGAAGGGGCGAATGTGGAAGTGGTCAGCGAAATGGTCAACATGATCGAGGCCCACCGCAGTTTCGAAGCCTACCAGAAGGTGATGCACACGGCCCAGGAAGCGGACCAGAAGGTCATCCGGGAAGTGGCTTCACCCCGATAG
- a CDS encoding flagellar protein FlgN, with protein MSRAILQNLHRQKQALFLLSHLLDEEFQHLSKSDPQAVASVEFSIQELLRQIAEERRGLKSAIHQIDPALPGIRDLPLILDESTRDQVRDTLRQIDVQEQDCARKAAQNAVITRGLMDQNQALLDYLTNEIRPKNGHTYSQRGRWLHPGDTGALLKGRL; from the coding sequence ATGTCCCGAGCCATACTGCAAAATCTGCATCGTCAAAAACAAGCGCTTTTTCTCCTGTCCCACCTCCTGGACGAGGAGTTCCAACACCTGAGCAAGAGCGATCCCCAAGCCGTAGCCTCGGTGGAATTTTCCATTCAGGAACTGCTGCGCCAGATCGCCGAGGAACGCCGGGGACTCAAGAGCGCCATCCACCAGATCGACCCCGCCCTGCCGGGCATTCGCGACCTACCGTTGATTCTGGATGAGTCCACCCGAGACCAGGTCCGGGACACCCTTCGTCAAATCGACGTTCAGGAACAGGACTGCGCCCGGAAAGCCGCCCAGAACGCCGTGATCACCCGCGGCCTGATGGACCAGAACCAGGCCCTCCTGGATTACCTGACCAACGAAATCCGGCCCAAAAACGGACACACCTACTCCCAACGCGGCAGATGGCTGCACCCCGGCGACACGGGTGCCCTGCTCAAAGGCAGACTGTAG
- the flgG gene encoding flagellar basal-body rod protein FlgG, whose protein sequence is MMRSLWTAASGMMAMQMNIDVTSNNLANVSTTGFKKSRAEFEDLMYQTMKIAGAANAAGDRIPTGLQVGMGVRPVTVHKEFTTGSFQNTGNPLDLAIEGDGFFQVDVNGEFAYTRAGAFKLTNEGQVVTANGYALQPEFIVPQDTQNIVVTENGRIVAMDRFGEELAGADIPLFTFVNPPGLNSIGRNMFLPTEASGDPIEGVPGEENVGTIAQGFLEGSNVDMVEEMVRLITGQRAYEINSKAIQTSDQMLQTATQLKR, encoded by the coding sequence ATGATGCGCTCTCTATGGACGGCGGCCTCGGGCATGATGGCCATGCAGATGAACATCGACGTCACGTCCAACAACCTGGCCAACGTCAGCACCACGGGCTTCAAAAAAAGCCGGGCCGAATTCGAAGATTTAATGTACCAGACCATGAAGATCGCCGGGGCGGCCAATGCCGCCGGAGACCGGATTCCCACCGGGCTTCAGGTGGGCATGGGGGTTCGCCCCGTGACCGTGCACAAGGAATTCACCACCGGGTCTTTCCAGAACACCGGCAACCCCTTGGATCTGGCCATTGAAGGCGACGGGTTCTTCCAGGTGGATGTGAACGGCGAGTTCGCCTACACCCGGGCCGGGGCCTTCAAATTGACCAACGAAGGTCAGGTGGTCACGGCCAACGGCTACGCCCTCCAGCCGGAGTTCATCGTGCCCCAGGATACCCAGAACATCGTGGTCACGGAAAACGGACGCATCGTGGCCATGGACAGATTCGGCGAGGAGTTGGCCGGTGCGGACATCCCCTTGTTCACCTTCGTCAACCCGCCCGGCCTGAACAGCATCGGTCGAAATATGTTTCTGCCCACCGAAGCATCAGGAGATCCCATTGAGGGGGTTCCCGGCGAGGAAAACGTCGGTACTATTGCCCAGGGTTTTCTGGAAGGCTCCAACGTGGACATGGTCGAGGAGATGGTTCGGCTGATCACCGGCCAGCGGGCCTATGAAATCAACTCCAAGGCCATCCAGACCTCCGACCAGATGCTCCAGACCGCCACGCAGCTTAAGCGGTAG
- a CDS encoding peptidoglycan DD-metalloendopeptidase family protein, giving the protein MIGLPDTNTLLLGHGQNDVHRRFDALRGLRSGESTEDSQRTSQKGDPQDAATAKHESKLREASQDFEAMFLHQLIKQMRATVPHHDPLRGKGEEFWQSHFDMEMASVLARSGGMGLGDMIFEQLRQTQVQATKDSDPVGKPMPLTILAPPQKPTLAADATASETDPEPSLSATYPQVASLQGPFAAPEATGRPQGSSFDAVSIPGTTSTMNMVRSLARSIEERGGVVPEHPGSVNGPSRTGSVDGPSLTGNIDSPSPILPPMHWPLEGRVSSGFGWRQDPFTGEQAWHSGVDMAASKGTPIGAAWDGRVVFVGQRGGYGNMVVLEHAGGWRSYYAHNDRNTVKVGDKIQAGQQIATVGSTGRSTGPHLHFEVRQGTTAWNPKQIQDRLEAGLHIGKQDSA; this is encoded by the coding sequence ATGATCGGCCTGCCGGATACGAACACCCTGCTGCTCGGTCACGGGCAGAACGATGTTCACCGGCGTTTCGACGCGCTCCGGGGACTGCGCTCCGGTGAATCGACCGAAGATTCCCAACGGACCTCCCAAAAAGGCGACCCGCAAGACGCGGCGACCGCCAAGCACGAGAGCAAACTGCGGGAGGCCAGCCAGGACTTCGAGGCCATGTTTCTGCATCAGTTGATCAAGCAGATGCGGGCCACGGTCCCCCACCATGACCCCCTGCGAGGCAAAGGCGAGGAGTTCTGGCAGTCCCATTTCGACATGGAAATGGCCTCGGTTCTGGCCCGAAGCGGGGGGATGGGTCTCGGCGACATGATCTTCGAGCAGCTCCGACAGACCCAGGTCCAGGCCACCAAGGACAGCGACCCGGTGGGCAAGCCCATGCCCTTGACCATCCTTGCCCCGCCCCAAAAACCAACTTTGGCCGCCGACGCAACCGCCTCGGAAACCGATCCGGAACCCTCCCTGTCCGCGACCTATCCCCAGGTGGCTTCACTCCAGGGGCCGTTCGCGGCTCCCGAAGCCACGGGTCGACCCCAAGGCTCTTCCTTTGACGCCGTAAGCATTCCCGGGACCACCAGCACCATGAATATGGTTCGCTCCCTGGCCCGGTCCATTGAGGAACGCGGCGGGGTGGTTCCGGAACATCCTGGGTCCGTAAACGGTCCGAGCCGAACCGGGTCCGTCGACGGCCCGAGCCTGACCGGGAACATCGATTCGCCCTCTCCGATCCTGCCCCCCATGCACTGGCCCCTTGAAGGCCGGGTCAGCTCCGGGTTCGGCTGGCGTCAGGACCCGTTCACCGGGGAGCAAGCCTGGCACTCCGGCGTGGACATGGCCGCCTCCAAGGGGACGCCCATCGGCGCGGCCTGGGACGGTCGGGTGGTCTTCGTGGGTCAACGCGGCGGCTACGGAAATATGGTGGTTCTGGAGCATGCCGGAGGATGGCGCTCTTACTACGCCCACAACGACCGGAACACGGTCAAGGTTGGAGACAAAATCCAGGCTGGGCAGCAGATCGCCACGGTGGGCTCCACCGGTCGCTCCACCGGCCCCCACCTGCATTTCGAAGTCCGCCAGGGCACCACGGCCTGGAATCCGAAACAAATCCAGGACCGCCTGGAAGCCGGATTGCACATCGGTAAGCAGGACTCGGCCTAG